The sequence TTGTTTGTGTCATAAGTTTGTCCTCCTTATTTTAGTTAGTTAATACTTTTTGTATAGTATACCATAAAATCTTTCGCAGGTCAAACTTGACACTTTATCATATCATCTCTGCGGTGAACGGTTACTTAAAATCGACTTCGACCTTTTCGTAAGTTAAGTATAAAATCAATCATTAAATCATCCCCCCGAATAAGTAATCGTTTTAAGCAATATGGAGTCGTTATGGGCAGAGTTACTTTTCCCTGTCGGATGCCGCAGGCATAGGTATATCCTGCCTCTTTGACCATCTGGTTAATTTTCTCATTATAAGCCCCTGCCCCATAAGGATAGGCAAAGGCAATGATTTGTGTGTTTAATCTTTCTTCTAATATCTTTTTAGAGCCTGTTATTTCTTCCTTTGCGGCATCTTCATTAATCTTAAGCAAATTTGGATGAGTATTCGTATGAGAGCCAAATTCTATTCCAAAATCTTGCATTTCTTTTAATTCTGCGGTTGAGAGTTCACTACGAGCGGTAGATAAAAACATACATGCCTTAAATTTATACTGCTTAAGAATGGGAAAGGCAGCCGTATAATTATTTTTTGCCCCATCATCAAAGGTAATAATCACCGGGTTATCTGGCAAAGAAGTAAGGTCTTTAAATGTAATCGGTTGATAACTATGGTTATACAAATAAGCCATCTGATGTCTAAATTTTCGTTCAGTTACCCATAATTTCTTATTTTTTGCAGTTTTGGGTGCAACACCAATGTTGTGATACATTAAAATAGGAATGCCTGGTTTATCCTTTCTCCACCAGTTAAATCTGCAGGACAATGCAATAAACCAGAGACTAACAAATATTAACCAGCTAACCATGAGATGTATTCCTTCCTCTTTTTGGGGACGCAGATAAACGCAGATTTTCAAGATTTTAACATAAAGAAAATAGGTAACCGTTCAGGTAATCCTTTACCGCAGAGACGCAGAGAAACAGAGAGGAAAATATCTTTTTTTTTCCCGTGTTTTTCGCGTTTTTCGGTGTTTAAAAAGGCTTAAAAACAGTTAGTCAAAAGTCCGTATTAAAAGATTAATAAACAACGAAAGACCCGAAATGCGCAAAAAAAGGAAGTTTCTGTCTCTGGTGAATAGTTTTTAATTTTTTCTCTGCGTCTCTGTGGCATCTTGCGGTGAACGGTTACGAAAATAGATACACGGCTAATAAATACAGATTTTATCTGAGCACCACTCATCTGATAACCGATACCTTTCCAGTAACTTTATCCCCGACTGAATTGGTAATAACATAGATATAAATTCCTGTTGCCAGGTCTTTGCCATCATCATCCTTAACATCCCAGGGATACGGCTGATGGACATCGACTGGAACCTCTATCGTTTTCATTAATTCTCCCACAATGTTGAATATCCTGACCGTAATTGCTCCAGCAAAATTTCTAAAATAGATAAAGGAATGATTGGGTTTAAATGGATTGGGGAAAACCTCTGTTTGACTGATAAGTTTATCGGGTGGTAATTGTGGTGCCGGACTTGAACCGGCAATCCGATAAATACCAAAATGTGGCACCTTAACACTAACAGTGTTCGCAAGGGTATCTACCTCTTGTTTGCCAGGAACTATTATCCAGTGATTGTTAATTAATCGATAAATCCGATAAAATACCTTTTCTTCCTGGTCAAAAACTAATGGAGGATACGGAATCGTTATCTCAGGGCTGGCTAAAAACTCATCAGGTAAAGCCTCAGCACCATTTGTCTTTCTGGCAATAAATACCCGCGTGGTATTTGGAACTAATCCCTTTATTTCTTTATTCTGTCTGGCATTATCATTTGCCTGCTGGGTGATTGCGGCTATTTCTGACAAAGAATATATTTCAATCGTGGCTATGTTCTCCGCGAAGGTATTTGGTGAAAATTCTACCTTAGTGTTATCCGGTTTTTCAATTATCCCTTCCAGTGTGTCTTTTAAGGAGAATTCAGCATGGTTATTGGGTGGTAAAATAGGATTTCCTGCCGCATCGGTTACATTATTTACCACCAATGTATAAAATACCTCGTTTTTTAAAATGTCTGTTGTCAAATTAACATTTTTCCCTCCATCTAAACTGGCAGAATACACCTTTATCGTCTTTTGTGGGGCTTTGGATTCAAAGAGAAGAAACATTGCATTACCAATATTTATTGGTGGATTTTCATCATCAAAGAAAGCAGTGAGATGGCTATTATCTTTTCCAACTACCCAGAGAAGCATTGGCGGGTCATAATCAAATTTAGTTGTAAAGGTATAAACCTCATAAAGGGTATTGGGCAAAACTGCTAAATCCTTTACCTCAATCGTGATGGTGACTATTTGCCCAAATTGAAAAGGTATTTGAGGTTTATGCTTAACTATGTAATGATATGTATTTCCTCTAATATCTAATGCATCTACTTTATTTCCGTTTATCCAGAGATTGATAGAGGTCTTATCTACCCCTGCTCCAATATCTTTTATATGAAACTCGATTTCAGTGGCTATCAATACATCTGTAGTGCCTTTTTCAGGTTTATGGTCTGTGGTGTAAGGAGGAATGGTATCTGTGATAAAAAATTTATAAGTCGTATTTAGACTATTTCCTACAAAATCACGAGCTATAATAGTAACCCAGACAGTTTGATTATAATCAAAATCTACTGGTGGATTATAACTAAAGGTAAAATCTGTAATCGAGCCATCAATTTGATAATTAGAAGTTACGGTTGCTCCATTTATTATCACCTTAATCGTTGTTTTATCTACGCCACTCACATCATCCTTAATATGAAATAAAACATCCGTTTGCGGTTGAGCATTATTGGAATCTGGTGCGGGCATCTGGTCTGTAACATACGGTGGTCGGGTATCAATCGTGGTAAAGAAATATTCTTGTTCTAAGACATTTGGCATTTGGGCTAAATCTACAGCATAGATATAAACATAAACCCGCTTATTTGCCTCAAAATCATAAATTGGGTTATAAAAAATGGTATAATCCTCTTTAGTCCCACTTATCAGCGGAGTAACTATTTGACCGTTCACCTTCATCAAAATTGAGTCTTTTTTCACACCCGCACCGAGGTCTTTAATATGGAGGGAAATATTTGTATCTACGGCTATCTGTGTGGCATTGGGGGCAGGAATCATATCTGTAATAGAAGGACTGAGATTATCCAGGGTAGTCGTGAATGTGTAAAATACTGGAGTCATCGTATTGCCGGCTAAATCCGTTGCCATAACATTTATTTTCACCACTTCATTAAAACCAAAGCATACTGGCGGTCGATAAATCAGGGTCAGATTTTGTATTGGCGGGATAATTATGGGGAAGACACGGACATCATTTACCTTCATCACAATGGACGAACCATCCACACCTATCCCATCATCTCGAATATGAAGCACAACATCTGTATTAATTGGCACATCTGCGGCAAACGGAGCCGGGTTATAATCTGATGTATAAGGCGGGGTAATATCTCTTATGATGGTAAAGGTATAAGTTTGTGTGGCTAAATTTCCAGCCTTATCTTCGACTTTAATATAAACAAGCACTTCCTCCCCATAATTAAAGTTCTTTATCGGGTCATAGACAATGGTAAAACCATTTAATATTGGGAAAACACTCATCGTCGTTATGGTGCTATTGTTCACCTTTAATAAAATACTCTCCCTGACTACTCCAGATTCATCATCACAAACACTCATAATAATATTTGTATCTACCGGTACATCTATTGCCGCTGGTGTAGGGTAATGTTCAGCGGTATATGGTTTTTTCTTATCCTGGATAGTCGTAAAGGTATATGTTTCAGTGGCGATATTACCAAAATTATCCCCTGCCTCAATATATACCTCCACAACCTCATTATACCCAAAATTAAGGAGGTTTGAAGCAATTAAATATGCCTTTGGAGGAGTTATTGGCGTTT comes from bacterium and encodes:
- a CDS encoding polysaccharide deacetylase family protein, which translates into the protein MVSWLIFVSLWFIALSCRFNWWRKDKPGIPILMYHNIGVAPKTAKNKKLWVTERKFRHQMAYLYNHSYQPITFKDLTSLPDNPVIITFDDGAKNNYTAAFPILKQYKFKACMFLSTARSELSTAELKEMQDFGIEFGSHTNTHPNLLKINEDAAKEEITGSKKILEERLNTQIIAFAYPYGAGAYNEKINQMVKEAGYTYACGIRQGKVTLPITTPYCLKRLLIRGDDLMIDFILNLRKGRSRF
- a CDS encoding Ig-like domain-containing protein; protein product: MTRLNILLCMLIIFIASASSAQQPKNIKHSNITATRFFVSWITDGVGTGAIKYGTNSANLNLIAYDERGEEIQDDVHHIQAVGVTAKTTYYYDILSDGITYNNAGQHYTITTGPEWIPPNVDNPGFGTITKFGNPIQNRSCIVYLKLQEKNTNNISALQSMLVTHPEGIWLTYLNSFTKSDLSGEFKYTVNSNYQLIIFAEGANEGAAGMILDIKDPPLHRPAPDLEIGSDTTPPFIDDPKPVFNATQVNVNSNITLHLKDTGYGVDVNTLVMKINNTTVTPTKIGTPQDYYISYIPPQPFEFGTQVKVSIYARDLATPANTLDTFYTFTTTSDPNPPVITGRIPAPNATGVAVDTNITIFLQDTDSGIATSTIIMKVNGERVYPQIGGNLPKYCTLVYDPAQDFKYSQLVNVSVEVTDNSSNPLQSTYTFTTKLDNKTPQTSAHIPQKNDTNVPINTLILFNIIDEDAGVASSTIVFKVNGVTITTYSLNEIPQGYFLYYDPPVDFDYGQIIDVYLQVEDFAAVPNKLVENYTFTITTDIIPPKVIYRKPDIRETQVPVETNITVYIRDDELGVDKNSIVLFVNEENVTGKLTITGTKTEYLVNYDPTVHFDYNQVVRVRINAKDLANNPMPQDAYTFTTKIDDIKPYVTDHFPDKETQGVKVDTAIMFNLKDNESGVNISTMIFFVEGIDVSSNVKITGTKSAYNIFYKPKDNFYYGQVVDIMIKTFDFGSNTVEEIYSFTTEPDMIKPEISDQFPPKWATQTPKNTDIRFIITDNESGINPETIILKVNGLPIYINKTPITPPKAYLIASNLLNFGYNEVVEVYIEAGDNFGNIATETYTFTTIQDKKKPYTAEHYPTPAAIDVPVDTNIIMSVCDDESGVVRESILLKVNNSTITTMSVFPILNGFTIVYDPIKNFNYGEEVLVYIKVEDKAGNLATQTYTFTIIRDITPPYTSDYNPAPFAADVPINTDVVLHIRDDGIGVDGSSIVMKVNDVRVFPIIIPPIQNLTLIYRPPVCFGFNEVVKINVMATDLAGNTMTPVFYTFTTTLDNLSPSITDMIPAPNATQIAVDTNISLHIKDLGAGVKKDSILMKVNGQIVTPLISGTKEDYTIFYNPIYDFEANKRVYVYIYAVDLAQMPNVLEQEYFFTTIDTRPPYVTDQMPAPDSNNAQPQTDVLFHIKDDVSGVDKTTIKVIINGATVTSNYQIDGSITDFTFSYNPPVDFDYNQTVWVTIIARDFVGNSLNTTYKFFITDTIPPYTTDHKPEKGTTDVLIATEIEFHIKDIGAGVDKTSINLWINGNKVDALDIRGNTYHYIVKHKPQIPFQFGQIVTITIEVKDLAVLPNTLYEVYTFTTKFDYDPPMLLWVVGKDNSHLTAFFDDENPPINIGNAMFLLFESKAPQKTIKVYSASLDGGKNVNLTTDILKNEVFYTLVVNNVTDAAGNPILPPNNHAEFSLKDTLEGIIEKPDNTKVEFSPNTFAENIATIEIYSLSEIAAITQQANDNARQNKEIKGLVPNTTRVFIARKTNGAEALPDEFLASPEITIPYPPLVFDQEEKVFYRIYRLINNHWIIVPGKQEVDTLANTVSVKVPHFGIYRIAGSSPAPQLPPDKLISQTEVFPNPFKPNHSFIYFRNFAGAITVRIFNIVGELMKTIEVPVDVHQPYPWDVKDDDGKDLATGIYIYVITNSVGDKVTGKVSVIR